One Prosthecobacter sp. SYSU 5D2 DNA window includes the following coding sequences:
- a CDS encoding flavoprotein: protein MSRIVLGITGSIAAYKAADLASQLTKAGHEVTCVLTKGALEFVTPLTLATLSRRPVVTDLFAEKEGWQPGHIQLADDADLLLIAPATANVLASLAHGFANDALTAIALATRAPILIAPAMNGKMWLHPATQRNVETLKGWGVQWVEPAEGLLACGYEGVGRLAPVEEILAAVHTLLEKGLA from the coding sequence ATGTCACGCATCGTCCTCGGCATCACCGGCTCCATCGCCGCCTACAAGGCAGCGGATCTGGCCAGCCAGCTCACCAAGGCCGGGCATGAGGTGACCTGTGTGCTGACGAAGGGGGCCCTGGAATTTGTCACGCCGCTGACGCTGGCCACCCTGTCGCGCCGCCCGGTGGTGACGGATCTGTTTGCGGAAAAAGAAGGCTGGCAGCCGGGACACATCCAGCTCGCCGATGATGCGGACCTGCTCTTGATTGCCCCCGCGACGGCCAATGTCCTGGCGTCCCTGGCGCATGGATTTGCCAATGATGCGCTGACGGCCATCGCCCTGGCGACGCGGGCGCCCATTCTGATCGCCCCGGCGATGAACGGGAAGATGTGGCTGCACCCGGCCACGCAAAGGAATGTGGAAACCCTCAAGGGATGGGGCGTGCAGTGGGTGGAGCCGGCGGAGGGCCTGCTGGCCTGCGGCTATGAAGGCGTGGGCCGCCTGGCCCCGGTGGAGGAGATCCTGGCGGCAGTGCACACCCTTTTGGAAAAAGGCCTGGCATGA
- a CDS encoding phosphopantothenoylcysteine decarboxylase, producing MKILITAGPTREPLDPVRYLSNRSSGKMGYALAEAAREAGHEVILISGPVVISAPAGVTLVQVETARQMYEAVRDRLEGQNAAIFSAAVADYRPASQAEQKIKKTGDTLTLTLEKTEDILGSARSVFGFTGYLAGFAAETERLLEHAQDKLVRKGCDLVIANDVSQAGIGFDSEENEVTLCLPDASPFPLPRQSKAVLARELIAFITQQASLKKLF from the coding sequence ATGAAAATCCTCATCACCGCCGGTCCCACGCGTGAGCCGCTCGACCCGGTGCGCTACCTGAGTAACCGCTCCTCCGGCAAAATGGGCTATGCCCTGGCCGAAGCGGCGCGCGAAGCCGGCCATGAGGTGATCTTGATCTCCGGCCCGGTAGTGATCTCCGCCCCCGCAGGAGTGACGCTGGTCCAGGTGGAGACAGCACGCCAGATGTATGAGGCTGTGCGTGACCGCCTGGAGGGACAAAACGCAGCCATTTTTTCCGCTGCGGTGGCGGACTACCGGCCCGCATCGCAGGCCGAGCAAAAGATCAAAAAGACGGGCGATACCCTGACGCTGACGCTGGAAAAAACGGAGGACATCCTGGGCTCCGCCCGCAGTGTCTTTGGCTTCACCGGATACCTGGCCGGGTTTGCGGCGGAGACGGAGCGGCTGCTGGAGCATGCGCAGGACAAGCTGGTGCGCAAAGGCTGCGACCTGGTCATCGCGAATGATGTGTCGCAGGCGGGCATCGGATTTGACAGCGAGGAGAACGAAGTCACTCTGTGTCTGCCTGACGCCTCGCCGTTCCCCCTGCCGCGTCAGTCCAAAGCCGTGCTGGCCCGCGAGCTCATCGCATTCATCACCCAGCAGGCGTCTTTGAAAAAGTTATTTTGA
- a CDS encoding inositol monophosphatase family protein, which yields MPELITIALEAAHQAGKLIKDNFGSEKTVNEMHRRDVKLELDVRTQQLIADIILGYHADHRILGEEEGDVGGDGNVEWIVDPIDGTVNYFYGIPHFCVSIGARVRSTKEPLLGVIHDPMQNETWSVVKGGVPTLNGKPISTSSRSEMNQAVVTVGFSKSKSALDAGFERYRRISYEVFKTRMLGSAALALAYIACGRLDAYVEEQISLWDIAAGVMLVEAAGGKIVTRDSTVRPGTMFICATNGKLDIEPYL from the coding sequence ATGCCAGAGCTTATCACCATCGCCCTCGAAGCCGCCCACCAGGCCGGCAAGCTGATCAAAGACAACTTCGGTTCTGAAAAGACCGTCAACGAGATGCACCGGCGCGATGTGAAACTGGAGCTGGATGTGCGCACGCAGCAGCTCATTGCCGACATCATCCTGGGTTACCACGCGGACCACCGCATCCTGGGCGAGGAAGAAGGCGATGTCGGAGGCGATGGTAATGTGGAATGGATCGTGGACCCCATTGACGGCACGGTGAATTATTTCTACGGCATCCCGCATTTTTGCGTGTCCATCGGCGCGCGTGTGCGCTCCACCAAGGAGCCGCTCCTGGGCGTCATCCATGACCCGATGCAAAATGAAACCTGGTCCGTCGTCAAAGGCGGCGTGCCCACCCTGAACGGCAAGCCCATCTCCACCAGCAGCCGCAGCGAGATGAACCAGGCCGTGGTGACCGTCGGTTTTTCCAAGAGCAAATCCGCGCTGGATGCCGGCTTCGAGCGTTACCGCCGCATCAGCTACGAGGTTTTTAAGACCCGCATGCTCGGCAGCGCTGCGCTGGCCCTGGCCTACATCGCCTGCGGCCGCCTGGATGCTTATGTGGAAGAGCAAATCAGCCTTTGGGACATCGCCGCCGGCGTCATGCTGGTGGAAGCCGCCGGGGGCAAGATCGTCACCCGTGACAGCACCGTCCGTCCAGGCACCATGTTCATCTGCGCGACGAACGGGAAGCTGGATATTGAGCCTTATCTGTAA
- the tyrS gene encoding tyrosine--tRNA ligase translates to MLPVSEQIDILKRGTVTIHSEKELAAKLAKGTPLRIKLGVDPTSPDIHLGHAVALRKLRQFQDLGHQIVLIIGDFTAMIGDPSGRSTTRPPLTYDEVLANAKTYTDQAFLVLDKDKTEVVFNGSWFKEMPFMEVIKLNARVTLQQMLQREDFKNRVANGTEVRLHEIQYPIMQGWDSVVVRSDVEIGGSDQLFNILVGRDLQKEEGMEPQICMTLPLLEGLDGVKKMSKSLGNYVGLTDAPKEMFGKLMSIPDELMAKYYLLVLGEELDATMHPMEAKKALAGKCVAVYHNDTAAQECRADWDLRFSKKDLANVELPLLTLSDRKDVLGVVQHAYQSVFNQPVSGGEVRRLIQGGSIQLNGEKLSDPKAEPAWETGAVLKLDKKRSVRLA, encoded by the coding sequence AGAGCTCGCGGCCAAGCTGGCCAAGGGCACGCCGCTGCGTATCAAACTCGGAGTGGACCCTACCTCCCCGGACATTCATCTGGGCCATGCGGTCGCATTGAGAAAACTGCGCCAGTTTCAGGACCTGGGCCACCAGATCGTCCTCATCATCGGTGACTTCACCGCCATGATCGGCGACCCGAGCGGCCGCTCCACCACGCGCCCGCCGCTGACTTATGATGAGGTCCTGGCCAATGCCAAGACCTATACTGACCAGGCTTTCCTCGTCCTCGACAAAGACAAAACGGAGGTCGTTTTCAACGGCAGCTGGTTTAAGGAAATGCCCTTTATGGAGGTCATCAAGCTCAATGCCCGCGTCACCCTCCAGCAGATGCTCCAGCGCGAAGACTTCAAAAACCGCGTCGCCAACGGCACCGAGGTGCGCCTGCACGAGATCCAGTACCCCATCATGCAGGGCTGGGACAGCGTCGTGGTGCGGTCCGATGTCGAGATCGGCGGCAGTGACCAGTTGTTTAACATTTTGGTAGGCCGCGACCTGCAAAAAGAAGAGGGCATGGAGCCTCAAATTTGCATGACCCTGCCGCTGCTGGAAGGCCTGGACGGCGTCAAAAAAATGTCCAAATCCCTCGGCAACTATGTCGGCCTGACTGATGCGCCGAAGGAGATGTTCGGCAAACTCATGAGCATCCCCGATGAGCTCATGGCCAAGTACTACCTGCTCGTCCTTGGCGAAGAACTGGATGCCACCATGCACCCCATGGAAGCCAAAAAAGCCCTCGCCGGCAAATGCGTCGCTGTTTACCACAACGATACCGCCGCCCAGGAATGCCGCGCTGACTGGGACCTCCGTTTCAGCAAAAAGGACCTCGCCAACGTGGAGCTGCCCCTCCTCACCCTCAGCGACCGCAAAGACGTGCTCGGCGTGGTCCAGCATGCCTACCAGTCCGTCTTCAACCAGCCCGTCTCCGGCGGCGAAGTCCGCCGCCTCATCCAGGGTGGCAGCATCCAGCTCAACGGCGAAAAACTCAGCGACCCCAAAGCCGAACCCGCCTGGGAAACCGGTGCCGTGCTGAAGCTGGATAAAAAGCGCAGCGTGCGGCTGGCGTGA